One Phycisphaeraceae bacterium genomic window carries:
- a CDS encoding polysaccharide deacetylase family protein, which produces MEPVTLTLAAGAGVAALAAGWFSHRYAWWRPALPSSRPRVLMYHMVSAHRPGARFNKLRVPPRDFERQIALLAGRGARFVFASELLADAALPDGAVCLTFDDGYADNLLAADPVLAKHNARATLYLVADRSGGWSSKKKAHHADDELASEPKLTDDQVRALLATGRWELGGHTITHAHLPSIPDDQARREIAEPRSVFLERFGADAPTFAYPFGHFEPRHAAMARDAGYLGALTTESDIAARPFADPFAIPRIKVSGKDNALAFRLRLRAGKRGLRA; this is translated from the coding sequence GTGGAACCAGTAACGCTCACCCTGGCCGCCGGAGCGGGCGTTGCAGCCCTCGCCGCAGGATGGTTCAGCCACCGGTACGCCTGGTGGAGACCCGCCCTGCCCTCCTCGCGACCCCGCGTCCTGATGTACCACATGGTCTCGGCGCACAGGCCCGGCGCCCGCTTCAACAAGCTCCGCGTCCCGCCGCGCGACTTCGAACGCCAGATCGCGCTGCTCGCCGGTCGCGGCGCCCGCTTCGTCTTCGCGTCCGAACTCCTCGCCGACGCCGCACTCCCCGACGGCGCGGTCTGCCTCACCTTCGACGACGGGTACGCCGACAACCTGCTCGCCGCCGACCCGGTGCTCGCGAAACACAACGCCCGCGCCACGCTCTACCTCGTCGCCGACCGCTCCGGTGGCTGGTCCAGCAAGAAGAAGGCGCACCACGCCGACGACGAGCTCGCGTCCGAGCCCAAGCTCACCGACGACCAGGTGCGCGCCCTGCTCGCGACGGGGCGCTGGGAACTGGGCGGGCACACCATCACCCACGCCCACCTCCCCTCCATCCCCGATGACCAGGCGCGCCGCGAGATCGCCGAGCCGCGCTCCGTATTCCTCGAGCGTTTCGGCGCCGACGCGCCCACCTTCGCCTACCCCTTCGGTCACTTCGAGCCACGCCACGCCGCGATGGCGCGCGACGCCGGTTACCTCGGCGCGCTCACCACGGAGAGCGACATCGCCGCACGCCCCTTCGCCGACCCCTTCGCGATCCCGCGCATCAAGGTCTCCGGCAAGGACAACGCGCTCGCGTTCCGACTCCGCCTGCGCGCCGGAAAGCGGGGGCTGCGCGCATGA
- a CDS encoding FkbM family methyltransferase — protein MSHHVPFAAEECALFTRLALAGFDPRVIYDVGSSNGAWSWQVRSVFPDATYHLFDPLTDAEGRYHDETTLAAVRSPEDARRTVVQTVGEQFTQHPIALGNASGQTTLHISKRTAAGSTTLQIHGGEQFETRTVPVRRIDDLIAIDSLPTPDLIKIDTQGSELAILQGAAVALQTCSMLLLETWLYRAYGPTTPLLSELIAFLERRGFVLAHIGHVFHGDDHKLNALDAVFCSPDTLKRFGPVFEEVAEEIRAASAQIRASSPAGATA, from the coding sequence ATGTCGCACCATGTCCCGTTCGCCGCCGAGGAATGCGCACTCTTCACCCGGCTCGCGCTGGCCGGTTTCGACCCGCGCGTCATCTACGATGTCGGCTCGTCCAACGGCGCGTGGTCCTGGCAGGTGAGGAGCGTCTTCCCAGACGCGACCTACCACCTCTTCGACCCCCTCACCGACGCCGAGGGTCGCTACCACGACGAAACCACCCTCGCCGCCGTCCGCTCCCCCGAGGACGCCCGCAGGACCGTCGTCCAGACCGTGGGCGAACAGTTCACCCAGCACCCCATCGCCCTCGGCAACGCCAGCGGCCAGACCACCCTCCACATCTCCAAGCGCACCGCCGCCGGCTCCACCACGCTCCAGATCCACGGCGGCGAGCAGTTCGAGACGCGAACCGTCCCGGTGCGCCGCATCGACGACCTCATCGCGATCGACTCCCTGCCCACCCCCGACCTCATCAAGATCGACACCCAAGGCTCCGAGCTCGCCATCCTCCAGGGCGCCGCCGTCGCGCTCCAGACCTGCTCCATGCTCCTGCTCGAGACATGGCTCTACCGCGCGTACGGGCCCACCACCCCGCTGCTCTCCGAACTCATCGCCTTTCTCGAACGGCGCGGCTTCGTCCTCGCCCATATCGGCCATGTCTTCCACGGCGACGACCACAAGCTCAACGCCCTCGACGCCGTCTTCTGCTCGCCAGACACCCTCAAACGCTTCGGCCCCGTCTTCGAGGAAGTCGCCGAGGAAATCCGGGCCGCCTCGGCGCAGATCCGAGCGTCCAGCCCCGCCGGTGCCACGGCGTGA
- a CDS encoding cation:proton antiporter, which yields MTPRIRSALLLLAVLAFALLARFAPLGETSDAAPDGLIDSGVSLGVLLVGAWLAGRLFSTFGLPKITGYIALGVLVGPSVLAIVGKEQIPHLRLVNDLAIAVIALTAGGEIKLDFLKRNARSLLLLSLGHALVVGVVVGVFLYFFQSPLGVAQVEGIGAKIAIAAIVAAIATSGSPAVVVAVISEAKAHNRFSQTALASVVCLDLVVIILFALAMALAAGPLGPYLEGAAPDRPALWLYLLHHIGGSMLAGGAIGLLLAWYTHAVRAHMAIFVVFSCLAIALISEQLGLEPLIVALVAGMLMQNAWPESSESLFETVEELSLPVYAAFFSLAAVKIDLQLLATLWVAALGLVALRGLSVYAGVTTAARFTALTPREGRWIWTGFFSQAGVTLALAAVVQRTFEGAPFANTLYNVILAMIAIEELIGPVLFRLGLRRGGAEDAVAHAPSDEPLVEGAPSAPPTPD from the coding sequence ATGACCCCCCGAATCCGATCGGCTCTGCTCCTGCTCGCCGTGCTCGCCTTCGCGCTCCTCGCCCGCTTCGCGCCCCTCGGAGAAACCTCCGACGCCGCGCCCGACGGGCTGATCGACAGCGGCGTGTCGCTGGGCGTCCTCCTCGTCGGCGCGTGGCTCGCCGGGCGCCTCTTCTCCACCTTCGGGCTCCCCAAGATCACCGGCTACATCGCGCTGGGCGTGCTCGTCGGGCCCAGCGTCCTCGCGATCGTCGGCAAGGAGCAGATCCCACACCTGCGCCTTGTCAACGACCTCGCGATCGCGGTCATCGCCCTCACCGCCGGCGGCGAGATCAAGCTCGACTTCCTCAAACGCAACGCGCGCTCCCTGCTGCTGCTCAGTCTGGGGCACGCGCTCGTCGTGGGCGTCGTCGTCGGGGTCTTTCTCTACTTCTTCCAAAGCCCGCTCGGAGTCGCGCAGGTCGAGGGCATCGGCGCGAAGATCGCGATCGCCGCCATCGTCGCCGCCATCGCGACCTCGGGCTCGCCCGCCGTCGTCGTCGCGGTGATCTCCGAAGCGAAAGCCCACAACCGTTTCTCGCAGACAGCGCTCGCAAGCGTCGTCTGCCTCGACCTGGTCGTCATCATCCTGTTCGCGCTGGCGATGGCCCTCGCTGCCGGCCCGCTCGGCCCCTATCTCGAAGGCGCCGCCCCAGACCGGCCCGCGCTGTGGCTGTATCTGCTCCACCACATCGGCGGCTCCATGCTCGCCGGCGGCGCGATCGGCCTGCTGCTCGCGTGGTACACCCACGCCGTGCGCGCCCACATGGCGATCTTCGTCGTCTTCTCGTGCCTCGCGATCGCGCTCATCAGCGAGCAGCTCGGGCTCGAGCCGCTGATCGTCGCGCTCGTCGCGGGCATGCTGATGCAGAACGCATGGCCCGAAAGCAGCGAGTCCCTCTTCGAGACCGTCGAGGAACTCTCCCTCCCCGTCTACGCCGCGTTCTTCTCCCTCGCCGCCGTCAAGATCGACCTCCAACTCCTCGCGACGCTCTGGGTCGCGGCCCTCGGGCTTGTCGCGCTACGCGGGCTCTCCGTCTACGCCGGCGTCACCACCGCCGCCCGATTCACGGCGCTCACGCCGCGCGAGGGGCGATGGATCTGGACCGGGTTCTTCTCCCAGGCCGGCGTCACCCTCGCCCTCGCCGCGGTCGTCCAGCGAACCTTCGAAGGCGCCCCCTTCGCCAACACCCTCTACAACGTCATCCTCGCGATGATCGCGATCGAGGAGCTCATCGGGCCCGTGCTCTTCCGGCTGGGTCTGCGCCGGGGCGGGGCTGAAGACGCCGTCGCGCACGCGCCCTCCGACGAGCCCCTCGTCGAGGGCGCCCCGAGCGCGCCGCCCACGCCAGACTGA
- a CDS encoding PTS sugar transporter subunit IIA produces MRLEPYLDPDAAMILEKPGDKGAVLAELAQAASRVLGVGAPGLLAALEAREAQMPTSTPEGVALPHALTPDLTRTLVIPVVLRPGVRFGGANHPPADLVFGMFGPSDKPWDHLRVLARIARLMRTAGPRDTLRAAPTPQALHDALLAEDRAHE; encoded by the coding sequence ATGCGACTCGAACCCTATCTCGACCCTGACGCGGCGATGATCCTCGAGAAACCGGGCGACAAGGGCGCCGTGCTCGCGGAACTCGCGCAGGCCGCTTCGCGCGTCCTGGGCGTGGGGGCGCCCGGGCTCCTCGCCGCCCTCGAGGCCCGGGAGGCGCAGATGCCGACCTCGACCCCCGAAGGCGTCGCCCTCCCCCACGCGCTCACGCCCGATCTGACCCGCACCCTCGTCATCCCGGTCGTGCTCAGGCCCGGGGTGCGCTTCGGGGGGGCGAACCACCCCCCGGCCGACCTGGTCTTCGGGATGTTCGGACCGTCCGACAAGCCGTGGGACCACCTGCGCGTGCTGGCGCGCATCGCCCGGCTGATGCGCACCGCCGGCCCGCGCGACACCCTGCGCGCCGCGCCGACTCCCCAGGCACTCCACGACGCCCTCCTCGCGGAGGACCGCGCCCATGAATGA
- the queA gene encoding tRNA preQ1(34) S-adenosylmethionine ribosyltransferase-isomerase QueA: MLRTSELEYLLPEELIATRPASPRDSARLLVVDRGDPERREEAHVADLARYFREGDLLVFNDSRVLPARLSGVRRSTGGVIGGLFLVEHAPGRWEALLKSNGKLRAGDEIDLLGAHSERSGVTLTLLDRAEEGWLVDARDETTGGARTAAELLARAGATPLPPYILSARRQRHETIDDDRDREWYQTIYAQEERAGSVAAPTAGLHFTPALLDRLASIGVRTERVTLHVGAGTFKPVEVEVVEEHPIHAEWAETPARTLAAVRETRASGGRVVCVGTTAARALESAREDESDPARGWLGETRLLITPGYEWKRLDGLMTNFHLPKSTLLAMVGAIFPGGVRDLLPVYEHAVRERFRFFSYGDAMLVLPGAFAGPSGGR; this comes from the coding sequence ATGCTTCGCACGAGCGAACTCGAGTACCTGCTGCCCGAAGAGCTGATCGCGACCCGCCCGGCGTCGCCCCGGGACTCGGCGCGCCTGCTCGTGGTCGACCGGGGAGACCCAGAGCGGCGCGAGGAGGCGCACGTCGCGGATCTCGCGAGGTATTTCCGCGAGGGGGACCTGCTGGTGTTCAACGACTCGCGGGTGCTGCCTGCGCGTCTCTCTGGGGTCCGACGCTCCACCGGCGGGGTTATCGGGGGCCTGTTCCTCGTGGAACACGCGCCGGGTCGCTGGGAGGCGCTGCTGAAAAGCAACGGGAAGCTGCGCGCCGGCGACGAGATCGACCTGCTCGGTGCGCACAGCGAGCGATCTGGCGTGACGCTGACCCTTCTCGATCGCGCCGAGGAGGGCTGGCTCGTCGACGCGCGCGATGAGACGACCGGCGGCGCGCGCACCGCGGCGGAACTGCTCGCCCGGGCCGGCGCGACGCCCCTGCCGCCCTACATCCTCAGCGCACGCAGGCAGCGCCACGAGACGATCGACGACGATCGTGATCGCGAGTGGTACCAGACGATCTACGCGCAGGAAGAACGCGCCGGCAGCGTCGCCGCCCCGACGGCGGGACTGCACTTCACCCCGGCGCTGCTCGACCGGCTGGCGTCCATCGGTGTGCGCACCGAGCGGGTCACGCTGCATGTGGGCGCCGGCACCTTCAAGCCGGTCGAGGTCGAGGTCGTCGAGGAGCACCCGATCCACGCGGAATGGGCCGAGACCCCGGCGCGCACGCTCGCGGCGGTCCGCGAGACCCGGGCGTCCGGGGGGCGGGTCGTCTGCGTCGGCACGACGGCGGCGAGGGCGCTCGAATCGGCGCGCGAGGACGAGTCCGATCCCGCGCGAGGGTGGCTGGGCGAGACCCGGCTCCTCATCACGCCCGGCTACGAGTGGAAGCGTCTCGACGGGCTGATGACCAACTTCCACCTCCCGAAGTCCACACTCCTCGCGATGGTCGGAGCGATTTTCCCGGGCGGCGTGCGCGACCTCCTGCCCGTGTACGAGCACGCGGTCCGAGAGCGGTTCAGGTTCTTTTCCTACGGCGACGCGATGCTGGTCCTCCCGGGCGCGTTCGCCGGGCCTTCGGGCGGGCGATAA
- a CDS encoding UDP-N-acetylmuramoyl-L-alanyl-D-glutamate--2,6-diaminopimelate ligase: protein MQVVGATHNSTQDTLASGRSLVALCAGVASIEGVPDLAVTGVTDDSRRVVPGMVFVAKRGAQADGAAFIRDAVSRGALIVVAERSATVPHDIGVPTVRVDSAADALATLAERFHGEPSAALTTIGVTGTNGKTTTTHLIKQLLEAGGVRTGVVSTCAIEAGGRDSLAKATQTTPGAAELSERLAAMRDKGCAAAVVETSSHALEQKRVAAIRYTIAVFTNLTGDHLDYHGTMEQYASAKARLFATLPHEGWAIVNADDAWAPAMLRNCRARVIACAAARSGRGPAHLDAPVAHEASVETLGIDAGRMRARFDGPFGSFEARLPLVGEHNAMNALQSACAAWCAGATRDDIVRALEGAAAPPGRLEPVTRAPGVAEPFGVLVDYAHTDDALGRALAAARSLVAVGASLRVVFGCGGDRDRTKRPRMGRVAGDLADVVIVTSDNPRTEDPDAIVAQVVAGVDASRRDRARAIVDRRLAIHEAIRDAQRGDVVLIAGKGHEDYQILPDGKGGTVTRHFDDREVARDALIERFGDAREVEAKAPPGAVGSARGNEL, encoded by the coding sequence GTGCAGGTCGTCGGCGCCACGCACAACTCAACGCAGGACACGCTCGCGAGCGGACGCTCGCTCGTCGCGCTGTGCGCCGGGGTCGCATCCATCGAGGGCGTCCCCGACCTGGCCGTCACCGGCGTGACCGATGACAGCCGGCGCGTCGTGCCCGGGATGGTGTTCGTCGCGAAGCGCGGCGCGCAGGCCGACGGGGCCGCGTTTATCCGCGACGCCGTGTCGCGCGGCGCGCTGATCGTCGTCGCCGAGCGGAGCGCGACCGTCCCGCACGACATCGGCGTCCCGACGGTCCGTGTCGACTCCGCCGCCGATGCGCTCGCGACGCTCGCGGAACGCTTCCACGGCGAGCCGAGCGCCGCGCTGACAACCATCGGCGTGACGGGAACCAACGGCAAGACGACCACCACGCACCTCATCAAGCAGCTCCTCGAAGCGGGCGGCGTGCGCACCGGCGTCGTCAGCACCTGCGCGATCGAGGCGGGCGGGCGCGACTCGCTCGCCAAGGCGACGCAGACGACCCCGGGCGCCGCGGAACTCTCCGAACGGCTCGCGGCGATGCGCGACAAGGGTTGCGCCGCCGCCGTCGTCGAGACGAGCAGCCACGCGCTCGAGCAGAAGCGCGTCGCGGCGATCCGCTACACGATCGCCGTCTTCACGAACCTCACGGGTGATCACCTCGACTACCACGGGACGATGGAGCAGTACGCGTCCGCCAAGGCGCGACTCTTCGCGACGCTGCCCCACGAAGGATGGGCGATCGTCAACGCCGACGACGCGTGGGCGCCCGCGATGCTCCGCAACTGCCGCGCGCGCGTCATCGCGTGCGCAGCGGCACGGTCAGGCAGGGGCCCCGCGCATCTCGACGCACCGGTTGCGCACGAGGCGAGTGTCGAGACACTCGGTATCGACGCCGGGCGGATGCGCGCCCGCTTCGACGGGCCCTTCGGCTCGTTCGAGGCGCGACTGCCCCTCGTCGGCGAGCACAACGCGATGAACGCGCTGCAGAGCGCGTGCGCCGCGTGGTGCGCCGGCGCGACGCGCGACGACATCGTGCGTGCGCTCGAGGGCGCCGCCGCGCCACCCGGGCGTCTCGAGCCGGTCACGCGCGCTCCGGGCGTCGCCGAGCCGTTCGGCGTGCTCGTCGACTACGCCCACACCGACGACGCGCTCGGGCGCGCCCTCGCGGCGGCCCGGTCTCTCGTCGCCGTCGGCGCGTCGCTCCGCGTCGTGTTCGGCTGCGGCGGCGATCGCGATCGCACCAAGCGACCCCGGATGGGGCGCGTCGCGGGCGACCTCGCCGACGTGGTGATCGTCACCAGCGACAACCCGCGCACCGAGGACCCGGATGCGATCGTGGCGCAGGTCGTCGCGGGGGTCGACGCGTCCAGGCGCGATCGGGCGCGTGCGATCGTCGACCGGCGACTCGCGATCCACGAGGCCATCCGCGACGCCCAGCGCGGCGACGTGGTGCTCATCGCCGGCAAGGGGCACGAGGATTACCAGATCCTGCCCGACGGGAAGGGCGGGACAGTGACGCGTCACTTCGACGACCGCGAGGTCGCGCGCGACGCGCTGATCGAACGATTCGGCGACGCCCGCGAGGTCGAGGCCAAGGCGCCTCCCGGCGCGGTCGGGTCCGCCAGGGGGAACGAACTATGA
- a CDS encoding UDP-N-acetylmuramoyl-tripeptide--D-alanyl-D-alanine ligase, translating to MSVWSIDWMASASGGRLIKRPRGVSLSEPVVSGVGVDTRTIAEGEAFIALRGERFDGHGFVGEAVARGCPVVIVERESAVADLPDHVAAIRVHDTRAALTKLALAHRSLLAGTRVIAVTGSNGKTTTVRFLDAALRVAMKGSSSAKSFNNDVGVPLTILRAKPGDGFLVCEVGMNSPGEIAPLARMIEPDVAVITGVGRAHFEEFGSLGAIGREKASLLQFLRPGGVAVINASCEEHLGEAVRTVANLVRVGDAPGADLRLADIAHEDRSGQTWLRFDLHDSAGSRSLAAPTPGVHNASNAALAVAVARLLGVSDDDIARGVAAVRPPDMRMQRWRIGEVDVYNDAYNASPESTDAAIRTFCDLAKSASRRVVVFGDMLELGDHGPDAHREVADTILVAGEGTFGGPVDAVVCVGELALFTAERLLREWDESRISMFHEARPEVAVTIAKAFKPGDAVLLKGSRRMKLETIEQALRDLVDNRHTPTDRVPRQVVGGRPDPLASAG from the coding sequence ATGAGTGTCTGGTCAATCGATTGGATGGCGAGCGCCAGCGGCGGTCGCCTGATCAAGCGTCCCCGAGGTGTTTCGCTCAGCGAGCCCGTCGTCTCCGGCGTGGGCGTGGACACGCGCACCATCGCCGAGGGCGAGGCGTTCATCGCGCTGCGAGGCGAGCGGTTCGACGGGCACGGCTTCGTGGGCGAGGCCGTCGCCCGGGGTTGCCCGGTGGTCATCGTCGAGCGCGAGAGCGCCGTCGCCGACCTGCCGGACCACGTCGCGGCGATCCGGGTGCACGACACGCGCGCCGCGCTGACGAAACTCGCGCTCGCGCACCGGTCGTTGCTCGCCGGGACGCGCGTGATCGCCGTCACCGGATCGAACGGCAAGACCACCACCGTGCGATTTCTCGACGCCGCGCTGCGCGTCGCGATGAAGGGCTCGTCCAGCGCCAAGTCCTTCAACAACGACGTGGGCGTCCCGCTGACGATCCTGCGCGCCAAGCCCGGCGACGGGTTCCTCGTCTGCGAGGTCGGCATGAACTCGCCCGGCGAGATCGCGCCGCTGGCGAGGATGATCGAGCCGGACGTCGCGGTCATCACGGGCGTTGGTCGCGCGCACTTCGAGGAGTTCGGCTCGCTCGGCGCGATCGGTCGCGAGAAGGCGAGTCTGCTCCAGTTCCTTCGCCCCGGCGGCGTGGCGGTGATCAACGCGTCGTGCGAGGAGCACCTGGGCGAAGCGGTGCGCACCGTCGCGAACCTCGTGCGCGTGGGCGACGCGCCCGGCGCCGACCTGCGCCTCGCGGACATCGCCCACGAGGACCGCTCCGGCCAGACCTGGCTTCGATTCGACCTCCACGACAGCGCCGGCTCGCGATCGCTGGCAGCCCCGACGCCCGGCGTGCACAACGCGTCCAACGCGGCGCTCGCCGTCGCCGTCGCTCGCCTGCTGGGCGTCTCCGACGACGACATCGCTCGCGGCGTCGCGGCGGTCCGCCCGCCCGATATGCGCATGCAGCGCTGGCGCATCGGCGAGGTCGATGTCTACAACGACGCGTACAACGCGAGCCCCGAATCGACCGACGCCGCGATCCGCACCTTCTGCGACCTGGCGAAGAGCGCCTCCCGGCGCGTCGTCGTGTTCGGCGACATGCTCGAGTTGGGCGACCACGGGCCCGACGCGCACCGCGAGGTCGCCGACACCATCCTCGTCGCCGGGGAGGGGACTTTCGGCGGGCCGGTCGACGCCGTCGTCTGCGTGGGCGAGTTGGCGCTGTTCACCGCGGAGCGGCTGCTGCGCGAGTGGGACGAGTCGCGCATCTCGATGTTCCACGAGGCGCGCCCGGAGGTCGCCGTGACGATCGCGAAGGCGTTCAAGCCAGGCGACGCGGTGCTCCTGAAGGGCTCGCGCCGCATGAAGCTCGAGACGATCGAGCAGGCGCTGCGCGACCTCGTCGACAACAGGCACACCCCGACGGACCGCGTCCCCCGCCAGGTGGTGGGGGGGCGCCCCGACCCGCTCGCGTCGGCCGGCTGA